A single window of Hymenobacter sp. APR13 DNA harbors:
- a CDS encoding M23 family metallopeptidase yields the protein MPNTLFIGFSRRLLSLAALPLLLTWPPTSCEGQAPDSSGPKPAAAAPADARRPSVPAGYFLFPIKPGVQNYLAGSMGELRPNHFHGGLDIKTDGRVDLPVYAAADGYISRMKQSSYGYGNVLYITHPNGLTTVYGHLNHFKGPVAAELLRRQYEKQTYELELFFDKGQFPVKRGEVVALSGNTGGSAGPHLHWEVRTADDHQLNPLQFGGFAEIQDHVAPQLQAFAVEALGIEARVQGRFGKSIFVPKAPMLPNGGGYVWADTIAAFGQVGLLVQGFDRFDGVWNKNGLQRVDVRVNGQPLYSHVVDDIPFPEGSRQINRHVDYEWRATQGRQLERLFVDDGNDLSMYKTGPAKGKLRVEAGKLYAVEIMLADSYGNRTPLRFVLRGEQPVYYKTRSALVKKPTLRYDISRNLLVATAADPDTASVGGPLTLYKGNRRLTLRPSYTVQSENTYLYDLRAGLPDSLSFQGVTRRFDRQGSIPSGRDFAFSTSHLQLGFTPKTLFDTLYVQTSYAAGLWTVHLPRTPLYETLRLTLRPETPVTDPRRTAIYSIAPNGGKGYVGGKWAADNTTVSAPIKTFGRFRLLTDTIPPSGRLLSKGAGGVVFKVGDDLSGLASYRLEVNGQFHLLRFEHKNSTLFSERSDTLGPALRGPATLRLTDQAGNEKVLNVVL from the coding sequence ATGCCCAATACATTGTTTATCGGCTTTTCGCGCCGGCTGCTGAGTCTGGCGGCGCTGCCGCTGCTGCTCACCTGGCCGCCCACGTCCTGCGAAGGGCAGGCGCCTGACTCGTCGGGCCCGAAACCTGCCGCGGCGGCTCCCGCCGACGCCCGGCGCCCCAGCGTGCCGGCCGGCTACTTTCTGTTTCCTATTAAGCCCGGCGTACAGAACTACTTGGCCGGCAGCATGGGCGAGCTGCGCCCCAACCACTTCCACGGTGGCCTCGACATCAAGACCGACGGCCGCGTGGATTTGCCGGTGTACGCCGCCGCCGACGGCTACATCTCGCGCATGAAGCAAAGCAGCTACGGCTACGGCAACGTGCTCTACATCACACACCCCAACGGCCTGACGACGGTGTACGGCCACCTCAACCACTTCAAGGGGCCGGTGGCCGCCGAGCTGCTGCGCCGCCAGTACGAGAAGCAGACTTACGAGCTGGAGCTGTTCTTTGACAAGGGCCAGTTTCCGGTGAAGCGCGGTGAGGTGGTGGCACTGTCGGGCAACACGGGCGGCTCGGCGGGCCCGCACCTGCACTGGGAAGTGCGCACCGCCGACGACCACCAGCTCAATCCGCTGCAGTTTGGGGGCTTCGCCGAAATCCAGGACCACGTGGCGCCGCAGCTGCAGGCGTTTGCCGTGGAGGCCCTGGGCATTGAGGCCCGCGTGCAGGGCCGCTTCGGCAAGAGCATATTCGTGCCGAAAGCGCCGATGCTGCCCAACGGCGGCGGCTACGTGTGGGCCGATACCATTGCCGCCTTCGGGCAGGTGGGGCTGCTGGTGCAAGGCTTCGATAGGTTCGACGGCGTGTGGAACAAGAACGGCCTGCAGCGCGTGGACGTGCGCGTGAACGGCCAACCGCTCTACTCGCACGTCGTGGACGATATTCCGTTTCCGGAAGGCTCGCGCCAGATCAACCGGCACGTGGACTATGAGTGGCGCGCCACCCAGGGCCGGCAGCTGGAGCGCTTGTTCGTAGACGACGGCAACGACCTGAGCATGTACAAAACCGGCCCCGCCAAGGGCAAGCTGCGCGTGGAAGCCGGCAAGCTCTACGCCGTGGAAATCATGCTGGCCGACTCCTACGGCAACCGCACGCCGCTGCGCTTCGTGCTGCGCGGCGAGCAGCCGGTGTACTACAAAACCCGCTCGGCGCTGGTGAAAAAGCCCACCCTGCGCTACGACATCAGCCGCAACCTGCTGGTGGCCACGGCCGCCGACCCCGACACGGCTTCTGTAGGCGGGCCGCTGACGCTCTACAAAGGCAACCGCCGCCTCACGTTGCGCCCCAGCTACACCGTGCAGAGCGAAAACACCTACCTCTACGACCTGCGCGCCGGCCTGCCTGACTCGCTCAGCTTCCAGGGCGTCACGCGTCGCTTCGACCGGCAGGGCAGCATTCCGTCGGGCCGGGACTTCGCCTTCTCCACCAGCCACCTGCAGCTGGGCTTCACGCCCAAAACGCTGTTCGACACGCTGTATGTGCAAACCAGCTACGCCGCCGGCCTCTGGACGGTGCACCTGCCCCGCACGCCGCTCTACGAAACCCTGCGCCTCACGCTCCGGCCCGAAACGCCCGTAACGGACCCGCGCCGCACCGCCATCTACAGCATAGCGCCCAACGGCGGCAAAGGCTACGTGGGCGGCAAGTGGGCCGCCGACAACACCACCGTGTCGGCCCCCATCAAAACCTTCGGCCGCTTCCGCCTGCTCACCGACACCATTCCGCCTTCGGGCCGCCTGCTCAGCAAAGGTGCCGGCGGCGTGGTGTTTAAGGTCGGCGACGACCTGTCGGGGCTGGCCAGCTACCGGCTGGAAGTGAACGGGCAGTTCCACCTGCTGCGCTTCGAGCACAAAAACAGCACCCTGTTCTCGGAGCGCTCCGATACGCTGGGCCCGGCCCTGCGCGGCCCAGCCACGCTCCGCCTCACCGACCAGGCTGGCAACGAGAAGGTGCTGAACGTGGTGCTGTAG
- a CDS encoding fumarylacetoacetate hydrolase family protein, whose translation MKILCIGRNYAEHIAELQNETPDAPVIFAKPDTALLQRNQPFFVPDFSQDIHHEIELVLRICKNGKNIEEKFAPTYFDAIGLGIDFTARDLQSKLKSKGLPWELAKGFDGSAPISQEFKPVADFPDLKNINFRLEVNGQVRQQGNSGLMLHDFNKIISYISQFITLKMGDLIFTGTPSGVGPVQPGDQLTGYIEDQQLLNLAVK comes from the coding sequence ATGAAAATCCTTTGCATTGGCCGCAACTACGCCGAGCACATTGCCGAACTCCAGAACGAAACGCCCGACGCCCCCGTCATCTTCGCCAAGCCTGACACAGCGCTGCTGCAGCGCAACCAGCCGTTCTTCGTGCCCGATTTCTCGCAGGACATTCACCACGAAATAGAGCTGGTGCTGCGCATCTGCAAAAACGGCAAGAACATCGAGGAGAAGTTTGCGCCCACTTACTTCGACGCCATCGGCCTGGGCATCGATTTCACGGCCCGCGACCTGCAGAGCAAGCTCAAAAGCAAGGGCCTGCCTTGGGAGCTGGCCAAAGGCTTCGACGGCTCGGCTCCGATTTCGCAGGAGTTCAAACCCGTGGCCGACTTCCCGGACCTGAAGAACATCAACTTCCGGCTGGAAGTGAACGGGCAGGTGCGCCAGCAGGGCAACTCCGGCCTGATGCTGCACGATTTCAACAAAATCATCAGCTACATCTCCCAGTTCATAACCCTGAAAATGGGCGACTTGATCTTCACGGGCACGCCCAGCGGCGTAGGCCCGGTGCAACCCGGCGACCAGCTCACGGGCTATATCGAAGACCAGCAGCTGCTGAACCTGGCCGTGAAATAG
- a CDS encoding M48 family metallopeptidase, translated as MLRKLALASCLLVTAACSTVPITGRRQLSLVSDTEMNQMAATEYQKVLASSQVVSSGEQAAMVKRVGQRIQQAVDSYFRQQNAQAQLEGYAWEFNLINDKQENAWCMPGGKVAVYTGILPITQDENGLAVVMGHEIAHAVAKHSSERMSQQMAAQGLGGVLSASAGQNPTATQNVFLQVVGAGSQLGLLKYGRSQESEADRLGLIFMAMAGYNPDGAVQFWQRMDARDGQASPPEFLSTHPSNGTRIADIQRDLPEARKYYTAR; from the coding sequence ATGCTTAGAAAACTCGCCCTCGCCAGCTGCCTGTTAGTTACTGCCGCCTGCTCCACGGTGCCCATCACGGGCCGCCGCCAGCTCAGCCTCGTTTCCGATACGGAAATGAACCAGATGGCCGCCACCGAATACCAGAAGGTGCTGGCCTCCAGTCAAGTGGTCAGCAGCGGCGAGCAGGCCGCTATGGTGAAGCGCGTGGGCCAGCGCATTCAGCAGGCCGTAGACTCCTACTTCCGCCAGCAGAACGCCCAAGCCCAGCTGGAGGGCTACGCCTGGGAGTTCAACCTGATCAATGATAAGCAGGAAAACGCCTGGTGCATGCCCGGCGGCAAGGTGGCCGTGTACACCGGCATCCTGCCCATCACGCAGGACGAAAACGGTCTGGCCGTGGTCATGGGCCACGAAATTGCCCACGCCGTGGCCAAGCACAGCTCGGAGCGCATGAGCCAGCAGATGGCGGCGCAGGGTTTGGGCGGCGTGCTGTCGGCCTCGGCCGGTCAGAACCCTACGGCCACCCAGAACGTGTTTCTGCAGGTGGTAGGGGCCGGCTCGCAGCTGGGCCTGCTCAAATATGGCCGCAGCCAGGAGTCGGAAGCCGACCGCCTGGGCCTTATCTTTATGGCCATGGCCGGCTACAACCCCGATGGGGCCGTGCAGTTCTGGCAGCGCATGGACGCCCGCGACGGCCAGGCCTCGCCGCCTGAGTTTCTCTCCACCCACCCCTCCAACGGCACGCGTATCGCCGACATTCAGCGCGACCTGCCCGAGGCCCGCAAGTACTATACCGCGCGTTAA
- a CDS encoding alpha/beta fold hydrolase codes for MQAPLKHPVLLLHGALACEKQLRPLARELAAQYTVRTFSFDGHGGQPLETDVFSMRHFAAQVTQFLDAQGWESAHVFGYSMGGYAALAAAVAAPHRFRSITTLGTKLDWSPATAALETRFLDAEKMREKIPQFAAQLEQQHAPTPLPALLAATAGLMRGLGDVPLLTPQNLSGLEVPVQVLVGELDKTAGVDASRHFADFMPRATFEIIFNTPHPLDKVNPDLLTSRIARFVEQTEDQRR; via the coding sequence ATGCAGGCTCCACTCAAACACCCGGTTCTGCTGCTGCACGGCGCGCTGGCCTGCGAAAAGCAGCTGCGCCCTTTGGCCCGCGAGCTGGCCGCCCAATACACGGTACGCACCTTTAGCTTCGACGGGCACGGCGGCCAGCCGCTGGAAACGGACGTGTTTTCCATGCGCCATTTTGCGGCGCAGGTGACGCAGTTTCTGGATGCGCAGGGCTGGGAGTCGGCGCACGTGTTTGGCTACAGCATGGGCGGCTACGCGGCGCTGGCGGCGGCGGTGGCGGCCCCGCACCGGTTTCGCAGCATCACCACGTTGGGCACCAAGCTCGACTGGTCGCCGGCCACGGCCGCGCTGGAAACCCGGTTTCTGGACGCAGAGAAGATGCGGGAGAAGATTCCGCAGTTTGCCGCGCAGCTGGAGCAGCAGCACGCCCCCACGCCCCTGCCGGCGCTGCTGGCCGCCACGGCCGGCCTCATGCGCGGCCTCGGCGACGTGCCGCTGCTCACGCCCCAGAACCTGTCGGGGCTGGAAGTGCCGGTGCAGGTGCTGGTGGGCGAGCTGGACAAAACGGCCGGCGTGGATGCCTCCCGCCACTTCGCCGACTTCATGCCCCGCGCCACCTTCGAAATCATCTTCAACACCCCGCACCCGCTGGACAAGGTGAACCCGGATTTGCTGACGAGCCGCATTGCACGCTTCGTGGAGCAGACGGAAGACCAGCGCCGCTAG
- a CDS encoding UDP-N-acetylmuramate--L-alanine ligase: MAATPSSLQRLHLIAIGGSIMHNLALALHKSGAHVTGSDDEIFEPAKGRLAAAGLLPAAEGWFPEKVTADLDAVIVGMHARADNPELLRAQELGLRVYSFPEFIYEASKDKQRVVIGGSHGKTSITSLILHVLRYHGRKFDYAVGAQLEGFDLMVQLTDDAPIIIIEGDEYLSSPIDRRPKFHLYQHHIGVISGISWDHINVFPTEEIYREQFKIFADMTPKAGTLIYDRDDEQVQLVTVPSSPDVAYVGYGPHEHVIRDGKTYLLNKKDEEVPVQVFGEHNLRNISAAKEVCKCLGIKGKDFYEALGSFKGAARRLELVREGAGSVVYKDFAHAPSKLKATATSFKKQFPKRKLVACLELHTFSSLNPAFLPQYAHTFDAPDVAVVYFNPHVLEHKRLPALPPEAVQQAFQRPDLRVFTDSGELAAFLHAQDWHEANLLMMSSGTFDGLDLAELAEKVVR, from the coding sequence ATGGCCGCTACTCCTTCTTCGCTCCAACGCCTGCACCTGATTGCCATCGGGGGCAGCATCATGCACAACCTGGCTCTGGCCCTGCACAAAAGCGGCGCCCACGTCACGGGCTCCGACGACGAGATATTTGAGCCCGCCAAAGGCCGGCTGGCTGCCGCTGGGCTGCTGCCCGCCGCCGAGGGCTGGTTTCCGGAAAAAGTAACCGCCGACCTCGACGCCGTGATTGTGGGCATGCACGCCCGCGCCGACAACCCCGAGCTGCTGCGCGCCCAGGAGCTGGGCCTACGGGTGTATTCGTTTCCGGAGTTCATCTACGAGGCGTCCAAAGACAAGCAGCGGGTGGTGATTGGCGGCTCGCACGGCAAAACCAGCATTACCTCGCTGATTCTGCACGTGCTGCGCTACCACGGCCGCAAGTTCGACTACGCCGTGGGGGCCCAGCTGGAAGGCTTCGACCTGATGGTGCAGCTCACCGACGACGCGCCCATCATCATCATTGAGGGCGACGAGTATTTGTCGTCGCCGATTGACCGGCGGCCCAAGTTCCACCTGTACCAGCACCACATCGGCGTGATTTCCGGCATTAGCTGGGACCATATCAACGTGTTTCCGACCGAGGAAATCTACCGCGAGCAGTTCAAGATCTTCGCTGACATGACGCCCAAGGCCGGCACGCTCATCTACGACCGCGACGACGAGCAGGTGCAGCTCGTGACCGTGCCCAGCAGCCCCGACGTGGCCTACGTGGGCTACGGCCCGCACGAGCACGTCATCCGGGACGGCAAAACCTACCTGCTCAATAAGAAGGACGAGGAAGTGCCGGTGCAGGTGTTCGGCGAGCACAACCTGCGCAACATTTCGGCGGCCAAGGAAGTGTGCAAGTGCCTGGGCATCAAGGGCAAGGATTTTTACGAGGCGCTGGGCTCGTTTAAGGGCGCGGCGCGGCGGCTGGAGCTGGTGCGCGAAGGGGCAGGCTCGGTGGTGTACAAGGACTTCGCCCACGCCCCCAGCAAGCTCAAAGCCACGGCTACTTCCTTTAAAAAGCAGTTTCCGAAGCGCAAGCTGGTGGCCTGCCTGGAGCTGCACACCTTCAGCTCGCTGAACCCGGCGTTCCTGCCGCAGTACGCCCATACCTTCGACGCGCCCGACGTGGCCGTGGTGTACTTCAACCCCCACGTGCTGGAGCACAAGCGCCTGCCGGCCCTGCCGCCGGAAGCCGTGCAGCAGGCCTTCCAGCGCCCCGACCTGCGTGTATTCACGGATAGCGGCGAGCTGGCCGCCTTCCTGCATGCCCAGGACTGGCACGAGGCCAACCTGCTGATGATGTCGTCGGGCACGTTCGACGGGCTGGATTTGGCCGAGCTGGCCGAAAAAGTGGTCCGCTAA
- the dnaB gene encoding replicative DNA helicase: MGGPAGKLPPQALELEAAVLGALMLEKDALTTVIDILKPQSFYKDGHQRIFKAILNLFDKSEPIDILTVTHELREMGELEPAGGAHYVANLTFKVNSAANIEYHSRIITENAIKRELINIASTIQRDAFEDTTDVFNLLDSTEQALFEVSESNIRKNFDDMRSLMGKAIKELEEKKDQKDGLTGVPSGFSALDRVTSGWQPSDLVIIAARPGMGKCLGKGTKVLMYDGTLRNVENVQAGELLMGDDSTPRRVLNIARGRENMYWVRQNKGEAYRVNESHILSLKRSRTEGAHRHGDVLNITVKDWLGKSAKFRSNYKGYKVPVEFAAQEVPVDPYFLGVWLGDGASDNCRITGQDPEIIEYLHQYAAELDMQVTVGVVADRCNSYGITRGRQGGSIAQYSLQDELRQLGVLGDKHIPQLYLSNSTDNRLRLLAGLIDSDGHLDPVSNGYEITQKNHRLVRQIKFLADSLGFRTSLKKKRAAISAIGYESEVYRVRIYGDINRVPVRVARKQAQPWRSPVDWRMTGISVEFDGEDDYYGFSIDGNRLFLLQDMTVTHNTAFVVSAMRNAAVEFKKPVAIFSLEMSSLQLVNRLISAEAELDSEKIKKGNLADHEWAQLNHKISSLSSAPIYIDDTPGLSIRELRTKCRRLKAHHDISMIIIDYLQLMTGNTDGKGGGNREQEIASISRALKGIAKELNVPVLALSQLSRSVETRGGDKKPQLSDLRESGSIEQDADMVIFLYRPEYYKITEDEMGNPTQGTGEVIIAKHRNGSLETVQLKFIGKFTKFADLDGAGGFGDAGFNPSAFPPSSFDEQTGFTPNTIRLGSRLNNDGPPPAQAFPRSNFDDGPPPF; the protein is encoded by the coding sequence ATGGGCGGGCCCGCGGGTAAGCTGCCGCCCCAGGCGCTGGAGCTGGAAGCCGCCGTGCTGGGCGCCCTCATGCTGGAAAAAGATGCCCTCACCACGGTTATCGACATCCTGAAGCCCCAAAGCTTCTACAAGGACGGCCACCAGCGTATCTTCAAGGCCATTCTGAACCTGTTTGATAAGTCGGAGCCGATTGATATTCTGACGGTTACGCACGAGCTGCGCGAGATGGGTGAGCTGGAGCCGGCCGGCGGCGCCCACTACGTGGCCAACCTCACGTTCAAGGTCAACTCGGCGGCCAACATCGAGTACCACTCCCGCATCATCACCGAAAATGCCATTAAGCGGGAGCTGATCAACATTGCCAGCACCATCCAGCGCGACGCCTTCGAGGACACCACCGACGTGTTCAACCTCCTCGACAGCACCGAGCAGGCCCTGTTTGAGGTATCGGAGTCGAACATCCGCAAGAACTTCGACGACATGCGCAGCCTGATGGGCAAGGCCATCAAGGAGCTGGAAGAGAAGAAGGACCAGAAGGATGGCCTCACCGGCGTGCCCTCTGGCTTCTCGGCCCTGGATCGGGTGACATCCGGATGGCAACCATCTGACCTGGTGATTATTGCGGCGCGCCCCGGCATGGGTAAGTGCCTTGGCAAAGGCACCAAGGTGCTGATGTACGACGGCACACTGCGCAACGTGGAAAACGTGCAGGCCGGCGAGCTGCTGATGGGCGACGACTCCACGCCGCGTCGGGTGCTGAATATTGCCCGGGGCCGCGAAAACATGTATTGGGTGCGCCAGAACAAGGGCGAGGCCTACCGCGTCAACGAAAGCCACATTCTCTCGCTGAAGCGCAGTCGCACCGAGGGCGCGCACCGCCACGGCGACGTGCTCAACATCACAGTAAAAGACTGGTTGGGCAAGTCGGCCAAGTTCCGCTCCAACTATAAGGGCTATAAAGTGCCCGTAGAATTTGCCGCGCAGGAAGTACCGGTTGATCCGTATTTCCTGGGCGTGTGGCTCGGAGACGGCGCTTCCGACAACTGCCGCATCACGGGCCAAGACCCGGAAATTATCGAGTATCTGCACCAGTACGCTGCCGAGCTGGACATGCAGGTAACAGTAGGCGTAGTGGCGGACCGCTGCAACAGCTACGGCATCACGCGCGGCCGGCAGGGCGGCAGTATCGCCCAGTACTCGCTGCAGGACGAGCTGCGCCAGTTGGGCGTGCTCGGCGACAAGCACATTCCGCAGTTGTACCTGAGTAACAGCACCGACAACCGCCTGCGTCTGCTGGCCGGCCTCATCGACTCCGACGGCCACCTCGACCCGGTGTCCAACGGCTACGAAATCACCCAGAAAAACCACCGCTTGGTCCGGCAAATCAAGTTCTTGGCCGACTCGCTGGGCTTCCGTACTTCCCTGAAGAAGAAGCGGGCCGCCATCAGCGCCATCGGCTACGAAAGCGAGGTGTACCGCGTGCGCATCTACGGCGACATCAACCGGGTGCCGGTGCGCGTGGCCCGCAAGCAGGCCCAGCCCTGGCGCAGCCCCGTGGATTGGCGTATGACTGGCATTTCGGTGGAGTTTGACGGCGAGGACGATTACTACGGCTTCAGCATCGACGGCAACCGCCTGTTCTTGCTCCAGGACATGACCGTGACGCACAACACGGCCTTCGTGGTATCCGCCATGCGCAACGCGGCGGTGGAGTTCAAGAAGCCGGTGGCCATTTTCTCGCTGGAAATGTCGTCGCTGCAGCTCGTGAACCGTCTGATTTCAGCCGAGGCGGAGCTGGACTCCGAGAAGATCAAGAAGGGTAACCTCGCCGACCACGAGTGGGCCCAGCTCAACCACAAGATTTCCAGCCTGTCGTCGGCGCCGATTTATATTGACGACACGCCGGGCCTGAGCATCCGGGAGCTGCGCACCAAGTGCCGCCGCCTCAAGGCCCACCACGATATTTCGATGATTATCATCGACTATCTGCAGCTGATGACCGGCAACACCGATGGCAAAGGCGGCGGCAACCGTGAACAGGAAATTGCTTCGATTTCGCGGGCGCTCAAAGGCATTGCCAAAGAGCTCAATGTGCCGGTGCTCGCCCTGTCGCAGCTCTCGCGCTCCGTGGAAACCCGCGGCGGCGACAAGAAGCCGCAGCTGAGTGACCTTCGTGAATCCGGCTCTATTGAGCAGGACGCCGACATGGTTATCTTCCTGTACCGCCCCGAGTACTACAAGATTACGGAGGACGAGATGGGCAACCCCACGCAGGGCACCGGTGAGGTTATCATTGCCAAGCACCGGAACGGCTCCCTGGAAACTGTGCAGCTCAAGTTCATCGGCAAGTTCACCAAGTTCGCCGACCTCGACGGCGCGGGCGGCTTCGGCGACGCGGGCTTCAACCCCAGCGCCTTCCCGCCCAGCAGCTTCGACGAGCAGACCGGCTTCACGCCCAACACCATCCGGCTGGGCTCGCGCCTCAACAACGACGGCCCGCCACCCGCCCAGGCCTTCCCCCGCAGCAACTTCGATGACGGCCCGCCGCCGTTCTAA
- a CDS encoding winged helix-turn-helix domain-containing protein, whose translation MKDLLRPDLTFRLTGRLWVESADDRFMGIGRLELLRQIQQHGSISKAAQEMGMSYKRAWDLVSSLNAQSARPLVLTQTGGKRGGGTVVTPEGEALIAEFEALQARFQAFLAAEAEGLF comes from the coding sequence ATGAAAGACCTGCTGCGCCCCGACCTGACCTTCCGCCTCACCGGCCGCCTCTGGGTGGAATCCGCGGACGACCGGTTTATGGGCATCGGGCGGCTGGAGCTGCTGCGCCAGATTCAGCAGCACGGCTCCATCTCGAAGGCGGCGCAAGAAATGGGTATGTCGTACAAGCGGGCCTGGGATTTGGTGTCGTCGCTGAATGCCCAGAGCGCCCGGCCGCTGGTGCTCACCCAAACCGGCGGTAAGCGCGGCGGCGGCACCGTGGTAACGCCTGAGGGCGAGGCGCTGATTGCGGAGTTCGAGGCCCTGCAGGCCCGTTTTCAGGCGTTTCTGGCGGCGGAGGCTGAAGGGCTGTTCTGA